In Athene noctua chromosome 8, bAthNoc1.hap1.1, whole genome shotgun sequence, a genomic segment contains:
- the ZMAT3 gene encoding zinc finger matrin-type protein 3 isoform X2 produces the protein MILLQQAGLLPHSEKPSSLPMSVATRPRASSPLSPPKSLGLGPSFHHTQEEELAKVVEQDPMLEELCKPLCCKLCNVTLNSAQQAQAHYQGKNHSKKLRNYYAANSCPAPARMSNSVEPAPPQVVSLPAQMGSSKPGGRVILATENDYCKLCDASFSSPAVAQAHYQGKNHAKRLRLAEAQNNSFSDASELGKRRTRKEGNEYKMMQNRRNMYTVQNNTGPYFNPRSRQRIPRDLAMCVTPSGQFYCSMCNAGASEEMEFRQHLESKQHKSKVSEQRYRNEMENLGYVQ, from the exons ATGATTCTTCTACAGCAAGCAGGACTTCTTCCTCATTCTGAGAAGCCTTCATCTCTTCCTATGTCAGTGGCTACAAGGCCAAGAGCCAGCTCACCACTGTCCCCACCAAAATCTCTCGGACTGGGGCCTTCCTTTCATCACACACAAGAAGAAGAGCTTGCAAAGGTGGTGGAGCAGGACCCTATGCTGGAAGAACTATGTAAGCCTCTGTGCTGTAAGCTTTGCAATGTCACTCTGAATTCAGCACAGCAAGCCCAGGCTCATTACCAG GGTAAAAACCACAGTAAGAAACTCCGGAATTACTATGCTGCCAATAGCTGTCCAGCACCTGCCAGAATGAGTAATTCGGTTGAGCCTGCCCCACCTCAGGTTGTCTCCCTTCCAGCTCAG ATGGGATCCAGTAAACCAGGTGGCCGAGTGATCTTGGCCACTGAGAATGATTACTGCAAGCTTTGTGATGCCTCGTTTAGTTCTCCAGCTGTGGCACAGGCTCACTACCAAGGGAAAAATCATGCCAAACGGCTGCGTCTTGCAGAAGCACAGAATAACTCATTCTC GGATGCATCAGAACTAGGCAAACGAAggacaaggaaagaagggaaTGAATATAAGATGATgcagaacagaagaaatatgtaTACAGTTCAAAACAACACAG GTCCCTACTTCAATCCCCGCTCACGCCAGAGGATTCCTCGGGATCTGGCCATGTGCGTCACCCCCAGTGGCCAGTTCTACTGCTCCATGTGCAACGCCGGGGCCAGCGAGGAGATGGAGTTCAGACAGCACTTAGAAAGCAAACAGCATAAAAGCAAGGTGTCCGAACAGCGATATAGGAATGAGATGGAGAACCTAGGCTATGTACAATGA
- the ZMAT3 gene encoding zinc finger matrin-type protein 3 isoform X1: MILLQQAGLLPHSEKPSSLPMSVATRPRASSPLSPPKSLGLGPSFHHTQEEELAKVVEQDPMLEELCKPLCCKLCNVTLNSAQQAQAHYQGKNHSKKLRNYYAANSCPAPARMSNSVEPAPPQVVSLPAQMGSSKPGGRVILATENDYCKLCDASFSSPAVAQAHYQGKNHAKRLRLAEAQNNSFSDASELGKRRTRKEGNEYKMMQNRRNMYTVQNNTDKTGFSVGSSGPYFNPRSRQRIPRDLAMCVTPSGQFYCSMCNAGASEEMEFRQHLESKQHKSKVSEQRYRNEMENLGYVQ, from the exons ATGATTCTTCTACAGCAAGCAGGACTTCTTCCTCATTCTGAGAAGCCTTCATCTCTTCCTATGTCAGTGGCTACAAGGCCAAGAGCCAGCTCACCACTGTCCCCACCAAAATCTCTCGGACTGGGGCCTTCCTTTCATCACACACAAGAAGAAGAGCTTGCAAAGGTGGTGGAGCAGGACCCTATGCTGGAAGAACTATGTAAGCCTCTGTGCTGTAAGCTTTGCAATGTCACTCTGAATTCAGCACAGCAAGCCCAGGCTCATTACCAG GGTAAAAACCACAGTAAGAAACTCCGGAATTACTATGCTGCCAATAGCTGTCCAGCACCTGCCAGAATGAGTAATTCGGTTGAGCCTGCCCCACCTCAGGTTGTCTCCCTTCCAGCTCAG ATGGGATCCAGTAAACCAGGTGGCCGAGTGATCTTGGCCACTGAGAATGATTACTGCAAGCTTTGTGATGCCTCGTTTAGTTCTCCAGCTGTGGCACAGGCTCACTACCAAGGGAAAAATCATGCCAAACGGCTGCGTCTTGCAGAAGCACAGAATAACTCATTCTC GGATGCATCAGAACTAGGCAAACGAAggacaaggaaagaagggaaTGAATATAAGATGATgcagaacagaagaaatatgtaTACAGTTCAAAACAACACAG ataaAACAGGCTTTTCTGTTGGCTCCTCAGGTCCCTACTTCAATCCCCGCTCACGCCAGAGGATTCCTCGGGATCTGGCCATGTGCGTCACCCCCAGTGGCCAGTTCTACTGCTCCATGTGCAACGCCGGGGCCAGCGAGGAGATGGAGTTCAGACAGCACTTAGAAAGCAAACAGCATAAAAGCAAGGTGTCCGAACAGCGATATAGGAATGAGATGGAGAACCTAGGCTATGTACAATGA